The following coding sequences lie in one uncultured Mailhella sp. genomic window:
- a CDS encoding FAD-dependent oxidoreductase, whose protein sequence is MAFPHLFTHAKIGNLEIPNRYVQTSVQTRGGTEDGFVGEPLFAFHRARLGQAGLVTVQQTFAWPSVKLAQGLALWDDKYIEKLAELAALIKSGGAKVFLQLGGAGSRAGTKKECIAPSPVRGSWDLVVPREMTRQEILDYIECYAQAGKRLYEAGFDGFALHGGSGKFISQFLSPYSNRRTDDFGGTAKKRIALPRMIVEAIRERTRDDFPVYIRFPKCDYMEGGMTLDEGIEEMGYLAEAGVNAFLMTGGGQERLWHGVPIYAEGSAQNIADTAKVKKALPDVAIIASCGLHDPHEADKMIADGVADFIGIARPLLADPDYVGKLRRGEEDTIRRCVRCNNCQTWASRPRLVGRGMCCTVNPALMMEDTYVSRPAEKPRNIYVIGGGLAGMRCALALAERGHHVDLFEKTGELGGQWLVASAGDDKASFRTLVPWLKENMDKAGVRIHMNTTVTREQIMAAHPDEVVLATGATPRALSGVDGQDSGMPIVYAMDVLRNKVSTGERCVVLGGRYIGLETSLKLAREGKKVCLVELNELGRGLISRIRGWLFQEIADCDNIRLFPDSTLFRLTAHTAEIDHGHALFPVKADTLVLAIGTVPDKKLQESLGDCGIPVHTIGDCDHIGDAYEAMDQGLALGLKL, encoded by the coding sequence ATGGCTTTTCCTCACCTTTTCACCCACGCGAAAATCGGGAATCTTGAAATACCCAACCGCTACGTTCAGACTTCGGTGCAGACCCGGGGCGGAACGGAAGACGGTTTTGTGGGCGAACCGCTGTTTGCCTTTCACAGGGCCCGCCTGGGGCAGGCCGGTCTCGTCACCGTGCAGCAGACCTTTGCGTGGCCTTCCGTGAAGCTGGCGCAGGGCCTTGCCCTGTGGGACGACAAGTACATTGAAAAGCTCGCGGAGCTGGCGGCGCTCATCAAGTCCGGCGGCGCAAAGGTGTTTCTGCAGCTCGGCGGCGCAGGCTCCCGCGCGGGCACGAAGAAGGAATGCATTGCGCCTTCTCCGGTACGCGGCTCCTGGGATCTCGTGGTTCCCAGAGAAATGACCCGTCAGGAAATTCTCGACTACATCGAATGCTACGCCCAGGCGGGCAAGAGACTCTACGAAGCCGGATTCGACGGCTTTGCGCTGCACGGCGGTTCGGGCAAGTTCATCAGTCAGTTCCTGTCGCCCTACAGCAACCGCCGCACCGACGACTTCGGCGGCACGGCGAAAAAGCGCATCGCGCTTCCCCGCATGATCGTGGAAGCCATCCGCGAGCGCACCCGCGACGACTTCCCCGTGTACATCCGCTTCCCGAAGTGCGACTACATGGAAGGCGGCATGACCCTCGACGAGGGCATTGAAGAGATGGGCTATCTGGCCGAGGCCGGTGTGAACGCCTTCCTCATGACGGGCGGCGGTCAGGAACGTCTGTGGCACGGCGTGCCCATCTATGCGGAAGGTTCGGCGCAGAACATCGCCGACACCGCCAAGGTCAAGAAGGCGCTTCCCGATGTGGCCATCATTGCAAGCTGCGGTCTGCACGATCCTCATGAGGCGGACAAGATGATTGCCGACGGCGTGGCCGACTTCATCGGCATTGCGCGTCCGCTGCTGGCCGATCCCGACTACGTGGGCAAGCTGCGCCGCGGCGAGGAAGACACCATCCGCCGCTGCGTGCGCTGCAACAACTGTCAGACCTGGGCCTCGCGCCCGAGACTGGTTGGCCGCGGCATGTGCTGCACGGTGAACCCCGCCCTGATGATGGAAGACACCTATGTGTCCCGTCCTGCCGAAAAGCCCAGGAACATCTATGTGATCGGCGGCGGTCTGGCGGGCATGCGCTGCGCGCTCGCGCTGGCCGAGCGCGGCCATCACGTGGATCTTTTTGAAAAGACCGGCGAACTCGGCGGCCAGTGGCTGGTGGCTTCCGCCGGCGACGACAAGGCGAGCTTCCGCACGCTCGTGCCGTGGCTGAAGGAGAACATGGACAAGGCCGGCGTGCGCATTCACATGAACACGACGGTGACGCGCGAACAGATCATGGCCGCGCATCCCGACGAAGTGGTGCTGGCCACGGGCGCCACGCCCCGCGCGCTTTCCGGCGTGGACGGTCAGGACAGCGGCATGCCCATCGTGTACGCCATGGACGTGCTGCGCAACAAGGTGAGCACCGGCGAGCGCTGCGTGGTGCTCGGCGGACGCTACATAGGTCTGGAAACGTCGCTCAAGCTCGCCCGCGAAGGCAAGAAGGTATGCCTTGTGGAACTCAACGAGCTCGGCCGCGGCCTTATTTCCCGCATCCGCGGCTGGCTGTTCCAGGAAATCGCCGATTGCGACAACATCCGTCTGTTCCCGGATTCCACGTTGTTCCGTCTGACCGCGCATACCGCGGAAATCGATCACGGCCACGCGCTGTTCCCCGTGAAGGCCGACACGCTGGTGCTCGCCATCGGCACGGTGCCGGACAAGAAGCTTCAGGAATCGCTGGGCGACTGCGGCATTCCCGTGCATACCATCGGCGACTGCGATCACATAGGCGACGCCTACGAGGCCATGGATCAGGGCCTGGCGCTTGGTCTGAAGCTGTAA
- a CDS encoding tripartite tricarboxylate transporter permease, whose protein sequence is MLEMLWSGLLTCLSPINVLALVISVALGIVVGALPGFGAAIGMIIILPLTYTMDHSTALIALSGVYVGCEYGGSISSILLNTPGTSAAMVTAFDGYPMARKGKARDALLISNIASFSGGMMSALAMLLFMPLLAPFVIKFGAAELFLLAAVGLFLVGSISAKDPLKGIVSAALGVFTTCIGVDAYVGNPRFTFGSIDLMGGIPFIPVMLGTFSLPSMLNMVLAPTCGVQEQIAFEKAGFRDNVSAFFRLFHMMFSKMKMLLVRSGLIGVGVGIVPGVGASVATMLAYSSAKRYSRHPEEFGKGAEEGIVASECSNNGLVGGAFIPVLALGIPGSPAAAVFMAAIFMHGMAPGPNFLANEGPVVYMVIMALFLCAVVQMLLGLFTIGSLANILRIPSDKLFPGVIVICAIGAYVVRGLNLDIWIFVLFGIATYFLIRLGFNPGAYALGVILGPVVERSMLEALSLARAKGALVYFMNRPVAQGMLVLIALYVIYRVYKRVRNGKAAQARGASGEIPRLLEGMRGADLISGVIMLPVIGALASMLVDYPEKTAMFPAIVLGLLALLMAAIILKAVFMPAKYAGMTEAPFSCINWKGIGMHAALLIAYVLCIKYIGFYVSSATLVFILCTVLKNDLKSRDLFWNVVFTLVFVAVCYVIFSLGFSVNTPRGILF, encoded by the coding sequence ATGTTAGAAATGTTGTGGAGCGGACTCCTTACCTGTCTCAGCCCCATTAATGTGCTGGCGCTCGTCATTTCCGTTGCGCTGGGTATCGTGGTCGGAGCACTGCCTGGTTTCGGCGCGGCCATTGGTATGATCATCATTCTCCCGCTGACCTATACCATGGACCATTCCACGGCGCTCATCGCCCTTTCCGGCGTGTATGTGGGCTGTGAATACGGCGGTTCCATCTCGTCCATTCTGCTGAACACGCCCGGAACCTCCGCGGCCATGGTCACCGCTTTCGACGGTTATCCCATGGCCAGAAAGGGCAAGGCGAGAGACGCCCTGCTCATTTCCAATATCGCGTCCTTCTCCGGCGGCATGATGTCGGCCCTGGCCATGCTGCTGTTCATGCCGCTGCTTGCTCCCTTCGTCATCAAGTTCGGCGCGGCGGAACTCTTCCTGCTTGCGGCCGTGGGCCTGTTCCTCGTGGGCTCCATCAGCGCGAAGGATCCGCTCAAGGGCATCGTTTCCGCGGCGCTCGGCGTGTTCACCACCTGCATCGGCGTGGACGCCTATGTGGGCAACCCCCGCTTCACCTTCGGCAGCATCGACCTCATGGGCGGCATTCCCTTCATTCCCGTCATGCTCGGCACCTTCTCCCTGCCCAGCATGCTGAACATGGTGCTTGCCCCCACCTGCGGCGTGCAGGAACAGATAGCCTTTGAAAAGGCCGGATTCCGCGACAACGTCTCCGCCTTTTTCCGCCTGTTCCATATGATGTTCAGCAAAATGAAAATGCTGCTTGTTCGCTCCGGCCTCATCGGTGTGGGCGTGGGCATCGTGCCCGGCGTGGGTGCTTCCGTGGCCACCATGCTCGCCTACTCAAGCGCCAAGCGCTACTCCAGGCATCCCGAAGAATTCGGCAAGGGCGCGGAGGAAGGCATTGTGGCTTCCGAATGCTCCAACAACGGCCTCGTGGGCGGCGCGTTCATTCCCGTGCTCGCGCTGGGCATTCCCGGTTCTCCCGCCGCCGCCGTGTTCATGGCCGCCATCTTCATGCACGGCATGGCCCCCGGCCCGAACTTCCTCGCCAACGAAGGCCCCGTGGTGTACATGGTCATCATGGCCCTGTTCCTCTGCGCCGTGGTGCAGATGCTGCTCGGTCTGTTCACCATCGGCTCTCTGGCCAACATTCTGCGCATCCCCTCGGACAAGCTCTTCCCCGGCGTCATCGTCATCTGCGCCATCGGCGCCTACGTGGTCCGCGGCCTGAACCTCGACATCTGGATCTTCGTGCTCTTCGGCATCGCCACCTATTTCCTCATCCGACTGGGCTTCAACCCGGGCGCCTACGCCCTCGGCGTCATCCTCGGCCCCGTGGTGGAACGCTCCATGCTCGAAGCCCTCTCCCTTGCGAGAGCCAAGGGCGCGCTCGTGTACTTCATGAACCGTCCCGTGGCCCAGGGCATGCTGGTGCTCATCGCCCTGTATGTCATCTACCGCGTGTACAAGCGCGTGCGCAACGGCAAGGCCGCTCAGGCCAGGGGCGCGTCGGGCGAGATTCCGCGTCTGCTTGAAGGCATGCGCGGCGCCGATCTCATTTCCGGCGTCATCATGCTGCCCGTCATCGGCGCGCTGGCCTCCATGCTCGTGGACTACCCCGAAAAGACGGCCATGTTCCCCGCCATCGTGCTCGGCCTGCTCGCGTTGCTCATGGCGGCCATTATCCTCAAGGCCGTATTCATGCCGGCGAAGTACGCGGGCATGACGGAAGCTCCCTTCTCCTGCATCAACTGGAAGGGCATAGGCATGCACGCCGCGCTTCTCATCGCCTACGTATTGTGCATCAAGTACATCGGCTTCTACGTGTCTTCCGCCACGCTGGTGTTCATTCTCTGCACCGTGCTGAAGAACGATCTGAAGTCCAGGGATCTTTTCTGGAACGTGGTGTTCACGCTGGTGTTCGTGGCCGTGTGCTACGTCATCTTCTCCCTCGGATTCAGCGTCAACACGCCCCGCGGCATTCTGTTCTAG
- a CDS encoding tripartite tricarboxylate transporter substrate binding protein, whose amino-acid sequence MNITLNKLGKACAAVLLALGLASPAQAAYPEKPITVIIPFGAGTGADNNFRAAQPFYEKALGVKLVTDYKAGAGGVVGANYYMSTRPDGYTLLFYNFPHISMQQVFQKTSYNTKNLVPIVASVLFDEIITVREDSPFKTLDDLIKYAKEHPGKVTVGNTGSYSSNHLTFASFVKETGVDMVRIPFENGTKLNVALLDGQIDAACSNAQWLTTHKGKIRALASASKTRIIEGVPTFAEYGLDMEGCTMFNCLIGRADMPKEALDYLTSRLATLRDDPELKASIERIGSTYGFQDSNDLKETIAKIDQKVENLKDVIKETAD is encoded by the coding sequence ATGAACATTACCCTCAACAAGCTCGGAAAGGCTTGCGCCGCCGTACTGCTCGCCCTCGGTCTGGCATCCCCCGCTCAGGCGGCCTATCCTGAAAAGCCCATTACCGTCATCATTCCCTTCGGCGCCGGCACCGGCGCAGACAACAACTTCCGCGCCGCGCAGCCTTTCTATGAAAAGGCGCTGGGCGTCAAGCTCGTCACCGACTACAAGGCCGGCGCGGGCGGCGTGGTGGGCGCCAACTACTACATGAGCACGAGGCCCGACGGCTACACCCTGCTCTTCTACAACTTCCCGCACATCTCCATGCAGCAGGTCTTCCAGAAGACCTCCTACAACACCAAGAATCTCGTACCCATCGTTGCTTCCGTGCTCTTCGATGAAATCATCACCGTGCGCGAAGACAGCCCCTTCAAGACGCTCGACGATCTCATCAAGTACGCCAAGGAACATCCCGGCAAGGTGACCGTGGGCAACACCGGCTCCTACAGCTCCAACCATCTTACCTTTGCCTCCTTCGTGAAGGAAACCGGCGTGGACATGGTGCGCATTCCCTTTGAAAACGGCACCAAGCTGAACGTGGCCCTGCTCGACGGACAGATTGACGCCGCCTGCTCCAACGCCCAGTGGCTGACCACCCACAAGGGCAAGATCCGCGCTCTGGCCTCCGCCTCGAAGACCCGCATCATCGAAGGCGTGCCCACCTTTGCCGAATACGGCCTCGATATGGAAGGCTGCACCATGTTCAACTGCCTCATCGGCCGCGCCGACATGCCCAAGGAAGCCCTGGACTATCTGACCAGCCGTCTGGCCACGCTCCGGGACGACCCGGAACTCAAGGCCTCCATTGAAAGAATCGGCTCCACCTACGGCTTCCAGGACAGCAACGACCTGAAGGAAACCATCGCGAAGATCGACCAGAAGGTGGAAAACCTGAAGGACGTCATCAAGGAAACCGCCGACTGA
- a CDS encoding FAD-dependent oxidoreductase: MALEKLLTPGRIGNMELNNRLVFAPIAARGAGPEGTLSDALARFYEVRAKGGMGLVIMGHTYCWREEQTDGAMGLWCDAHIPPLADLVRRMHSYGPKVAVELGGRGTRRPDGHSIAPSPVRFAFEDKPPKEIPVEQIEYFVECYGQAARRAREAGFDAVEIHAAHGKLVSLFLSSYSNRRTDAYGGTLEKRTLFPRQIVQAIRKQAGEDFPIIFRFSVDDMVEGGNTLEDGKQIARIMAAEGVDAFECSAGNQEKGWNTSFNYFFPRNCLAHLARPVGEASGKPVIAVGKIHDPLAAELLLEEGAADFISLGRPFITDPELLIKAREGRYRDIKRCIYCLNCFTYKSRKDRIPTPGITCTVNPAAMREAEFPKPEPAAEPRHILIAGGGLAGMEAAHTLAERGHHVDLYEKAEDLGGQWIVAGKATYKSDFRTLIPWMLNAMKEAGVHVHTGVEVNRALLEKERPDVVVLATGAVPRGLPAAVDRPAHGGPSVVQGMDVIMDRAEVGDRVVVVGGRYIGMEVAIKLAKQGKDVSLLEAMEIGHGGIPRLVGIYRNEMVAAKVRFYPNSPLLRLNSEGVDAANTGSMLTLPCDTVVLAIGTVPVNNLVEDLEALGLEYHAIGDCRQIGDALYAIREGAQIGRRL; encoded by the coding sequence ATGGCACTGGAAAAACTGCTTACCCCCGGACGCATCGGCAACATGGAGCTGAACAACCGCCTTGTTTTTGCTCCTATCGCCGCGCGCGGGGCCGGGCCCGAAGGCACGCTGAGCGACGCCCTTGCCCGTTTTTATGAAGTAAGAGCGAAGGGCGGCATGGGCCTTGTCATTATGGGCCACACCTACTGCTGGCGTGAAGAACAGACCGACGGCGCCATGGGTCTGTGGTGCGACGCGCACATTCCTCCTCTTGCCGACCTTGTACGACGCATGCACTCCTATGGTCCCAAGGTCGCCGTGGAACTGGGCGGCCGCGGCACCCGCCGTCCCGACGGGCACTCCATTGCGCCTTCGCCCGTGCGCTTCGCCTTTGAAGACAAGCCCCCGAAGGAAATTCCCGTCGAGCAGATCGAATATTTCGTGGAATGCTACGGTCAGGCCGCGCGTCGCGCCCGCGAAGCAGGCTTCGACGCCGTGGAAATCCACGCCGCTCACGGCAAGCTGGTGAGCCTTTTCCTTTCTTCCTACAGCAACCGCCGCACCGACGCCTACGGCGGCACTCTGGAAAAGCGCACGCTTTTCCCCCGTCAGATCGTGCAGGCCATCCGCAAGCAGGCCGGCGAAGACTTCCCCATCATCTTCCGCTTCAGCGTGGATGACATGGTCGAGGGCGGCAATACCCTTGAAGACGGCAAGCAGATAGCCCGCATCATGGCCGCCGAGGGCGTGGACGCCTTTGAATGCTCGGCCGGCAATCAGGAAAAAGGCTGGAACACCTCGTTCAACTATTTCTTCCCCCGCAACTGTCTGGCGCATCTGGCGCGCCCCGTGGGCGAAGCCTCGGGCAAGCCCGTCATCGCCGTGGGCAAGATTCACGATCCGCTTGCCGCTGAACTGCTGCTCGAAGAGGGCGCGGCGGACTTCATTTCTCTCGGCCGTCCCTTCATCACCGATCCCGAGCTGCTCATCAAGGCCAGGGAAGGCCGCTACCGCGACATCAAGCGCTGCATCTACTGCCTGAACTGCTTCACCTACAAGTCCAGAAAGGACCGCATTCCCACGCCCGGCATCACCTGCACGGTGAACCCTGCGGCCATGCGCGAGGCGGAATTCCCCAAGCCGGAACCTGCTGCCGAACCCAGGCACATTCTCATTGCCGGCGGCGGCCTTGCGGGCATGGAAGCCGCCCACACTCTCGCCGAACGCGGCCATCATGTGGATCTTTACGAAAAGGCCGAGGATCTCGGCGGTCAGTGGATCGTGGCCGGCAAGGCTACCTACAAGTCCGACTTCCGCACGCTCATTCCCTGGATGCTCAATGCCATGAAGGAGGCCGGCGTGCACGTGCACACGGGCGTGGAAGTGAACCGCGCTCTGCTGGAAAAGGAACGCCCCGACGTGGTTGTTCTCGCCACGGGCGCGGTGCCGCGCGGACTTCCCGCCGCCGTGGACAGACCCGCGCACGGCGGACCTTCCGTGGTGCAGGGCATGGACGTCATCATGGACCGCGCCGAAGTCGGCGACCGTGTCGTGGTGGTGGGCGGCCGCTACATCGGCATGGAAGTCGCCATCAAGCTCGCCAAGCAGGGCAAGGACGTGTCTCTGCTCGAAGCCATGGAAATCGGACACGGCGGCATTCCTCGCCTGGTGGGCATCTACCGCAACGAAATGGTGGCCGCCAAGGTGCGCTTCTATCCCAATTCTCCTCTTCTGCGCCTGAACAGCGAAGGCGTGGACGCCGCCAATACCGGTTCCATGCTCACGCTGCCTTGTGATACAGTAGTGTTAGCCATCGGCACGGTGCCGGTGAACAATCTGGTCGAGGATCTCGAAGCTCTGGGCCTGGAATATCACGCCATCGGCGACTGTCGCCAGATCGGTGACGCGCTCTACGCCATCCGCGAAGGCGCGCAGATCGGCCGCAGGCTGTGA